In a single window of the Candidatus Hydrothermales bacterium genome:
- a CDS encoding branched-chain amino acid transaminase, whose amino-acid sequence MSSIKEAKYIWMNGELVPWKDAKIHVLTHALHYASSVFEGIRCYDTKKGPRIFRLKEHIKRLFDSAKIYRMEIPYSFDEMIEACKKTVIENGLLECYIRPIVFRGYHSLGVNPLECPVEVVIAVWEWGKYLGPEALEKGVDVMVSSWTRIAPNTVPPMAKASGNYANGQLIKMEAVLYGFSEGIALDAMGFVSEGSGENIFVVKDGIIYTPFLDACILPGITRDTVIRLARDAGYEVKEVMLPREFLYIADEVFFTGTAAEITPIRSIDKIIIGDGKRGKITKHLQELFFSYINGDIEDKYGWLTPLK is encoded by the coding sequence ATGAGTTCCATAAAAGAGGCAAAATATATTTGGATGAATGGAGAGCTTGTTCCTTGGAAAGATGCAAAAATACACGTTTTAACACATGCTCTACATTATGCCTCTTCTGTATTCGAGGGAATAAGATGTTATGATACTAAAAAGGGCCCCCGTATTTTTAGATTGAAAGAACATATAAAAAGATTATTTGATTCTGCAAAAATTTATAGGATGGAGATACCTTACTCCTTTGATGAAATGATTGAAGCTTGTAAAAAAACAGTTATCGAGAATGGTCTTTTAGAGTGCTATATAAGGCCAATAGTTTTTAGAGGTTATCACTCCTTAGGTGTAAATCCCCTTGAATGTCCTGTTGAGGTAGTAATTGCGGTTTGGGAGTGGGGTAAATACCTTGGACCTGAAGCTCTTGAAAAGGGGGTTGATGTCATGGTTTCATCTTGGACAAGGATAGCACCAAACACCGTTCCGCCAATGGCGAAAGCATCAGGAAACTATGCAAACGGTCAACTTATAAAGATGGAGGCAGTTTTATATGGATTTTCTGAGGGAATTGCTCTTGATGCAATGGGTTTTGTTTCAGAAGGTTCTGGTGAAAATATTTTTGTGGTAAAGGATGGAATTATATACACACCTTTCCTTGATGCCTGCATTTTACCTGGAATAACAAGAGACACCGTTATAAGACTTGCAAGAGATGCTGGTTACGAGGTAAAAGAAGTGATGCTGCCAAGAGAGTTTCTTTATATAGCAGATGAAGTTTTCTTTACGGGAACCGCGGCGGAGATAACACCTATAAGAAGTATTGATAAAATAATAATTGGTGATGGTAAGAGGGGGAAGATAACTAAACATCTTCAGGAATTATTCTTTAGCTATATTAACGGGGACATAGAGGATAAATACGGATGGCTCACACCTCTAAAATAA